Proteins found in one Terribacillus sp. DMT04 genomic segment:
- the kdpC gene encoding potassium-transporting ATPase subunit KdpC, with protein sequence MTNHMNQLLPVLRLSAVCLVVCAVIYPLLVTGIGMLFFPHQANGSLIEDENGRVIGSSLIGQSFSDEGLFHGRISSIAYDASGSGSPNYAPSNPELAARTAEANQEQQLLNPDGESVPADLITNSASGLDPHISVEAAIYQVPRIAEASGITHKELYHLIEQNRTTTMEELVGSPAVNVLQLNMDIEAAR encoded by the coding sequence ATGACTAACCATATGAACCAGCTTCTGCCTGTCCTAAGATTAAGTGCCGTATGCTTGGTTGTTTGTGCTGTGATTTATCCTTTGCTAGTTACGGGAATCGGTATGTTGTTTTTCCCTCACCAAGCAAATGGAAGTCTGATAGAAGATGAGAATGGGAGAGTTATAGGTTCTTCGTTGATTGGGCAGTCCTTCTCTGACGAGGGCTTATTTCACGGAAGGATTTCCAGTATCGCATATGATGCATCCGGTTCTGGAAGCCCAAACTATGCCCCGTCGAATCCAGAACTAGCAGCAAGAACAGCGGAAGCAAACCAAGAACAGCAGCTATTAAATCCTGATGGAGAATCAGTTCCTGCTGATTTAATTACAAATTCAGCATCTGGATTAGATCCGCACATATCTGTCGAAGCAGCGATATATCAGGTGCCGCGTATCGCGGAAGCCAGCGGTATTACCCACAAAGAACTATACCATTTAATTGAACAAAATCGGACAACGACAATGGAAGAGCTGGTAGGTTCTCCGGCAGTAAATGTCTTGCAGTTAAATATGGATATAGAAGCGGCGCGATGA
- the kdpB gene encoding potassium-transporting ATPase subunit KdpB produces the protein MTMQAAREESTSPTRLFTKNMIKNAFVGAVVKLNPVYMVKNPILFIVELGFIITVLLAILPDNPSRTMSSSFYWSVSFILLLTVLFANAAESVAEGRGKAQADTLKHTKQETQARRVSRGKEVMIASAALRKGDIVRVKEGEVIPGDGTIIAGIASVDESAITGESAPVLKEAGGDFNSVTGGTTIISDELTIEITSQPGESFLDRMIALVEGADRKKTPNEIALNTVLISLTIIFMFVVITLPFFTNYIGFALDTGMLVALLVCLIPTTIGGLLSAIGIAGMDRVTRFNVLAKSGRAVEAAGDIDTIILDKTGTITFGNRMAAAFIPLQSVSAYSLMQASVITSWKDETPEGRSVISLANARGVTIEERGWDAATFVPFQAETKMSGIDLAEGGSYRKGAVAAVQTWVTERGGSVPADLKDKAESIAKEGGTPLAVAVDTELLGLIYLKDTVKPGMRERFDELRQMGIKTVMCTGDNPLTAATIAKEAGVDDYIAESTPEDKIEVIKREQAQGKLVAMTGDGTNDAPALAQADVGIAMNSGTTAAKEAANMIDLDSDPTKMIEVVAIGKQLLMTRGALTTFSIANDLAKYFAIIPALFMLAIPEMNALNIMQLESPASAILSALLFNGLIIPALVPLAIKGVAYKPVSADKLLRKNLFIYGLGGVLIPFLGIKVIDLILSSFL, from the coding sequence ATGACAATGCAAGCTGCTAGGGAGGAAAGCACTTCTCCTACCCGTTTATTCACAAAGAACATGATAAAGAATGCTTTTGTAGGAGCAGTAGTAAAGCTCAACCCTGTTTATATGGTGAAAAATCCAATCCTTTTCATTGTAGAGCTTGGATTTATTATCACAGTGCTGCTGGCGATTTTACCTGATAATCCATCAAGAACGATGAGCAGTTCATTTTATTGGAGTGTTTCGTTCATTCTCCTTCTAACAGTGTTATTTGCAAATGCAGCGGAATCAGTAGCAGAAGGAAGAGGAAAAGCCCAAGCAGACACGTTGAAGCACACAAAACAGGAAACGCAGGCAAGGCGTGTATCGCGTGGAAAAGAAGTGATGATAGCTTCTGCTGCTTTACGGAAAGGTGATATAGTACGTGTCAAAGAAGGAGAAGTAATTCCTGGGGACGGTACCATAATAGCCGGTATTGCAAGTGTCGATGAATCAGCTATCACAGGAGAATCAGCACCTGTTTTGAAGGAAGCAGGAGGCGATTTTAACTCTGTTACAGGCGGTACGACAATTATAAGCGACGAGCTGACTATTGAGATAACGAGCCAGCCGGGAGAGAGCTTCTTAGATCGTATGATTGCACTCGTGGAAGGTGCGGATCGAAAGAAGACACCGAATGAAATTGCATTAAATACTGTATTGATCAGTTTGACTATCATTTTTATGTTCGTTGTTATTACGTTGCCGTTCTTTACAAATTATATTGGCTTTGCGCTGGATACAGGAATGCTTGTTGCACTGCTGGTTTGTTTAATTCCAACTACTATTGGCGGTCTGCTCAGTGCAATCGGAATCGCAGGGATGGATCGAGTCACGCGTTTTAACGTACTTGCGAAGTCTGGCCGTGCAGTGGAAGCAGCGGGAGATATTGATACGATCATTTTGGATAAAACCGGGACGATCACTTTTGGAAATCGGATGGCAGCAGCTTTCATTCCATTACAATCAGTCTCTGCGTACAGCTTAATGCAAGCTTCTGTCATTACTTCCTGGAAAGATGAGACACCGGAGGGGCGCTCTGTCATCAGTTTAGCGAATGCAAGGGGTGTAACAATAGAAGAGAGAGGATGGGATGCAGCCACATTTGTTCCTTTCCAAGCTGAAACTAAGATGAGCGGAATAGATTTGGCAGAAGGGGGCAGTTATCGCAAAGGGGCAGTTGCTGCTGTGCAGACTTGGGTAACAGAACGAGGTGGAAGTGTACCGGCCGATTTGAAAGATAAAGCAGAAAGCATTGCCAAAGAAGGCGGTACTCCATTAGCAGTTGCGGTGGATACAGAACTGCTAGGGTTAATATATTTGAAAGATACTGTTAAGCCTGGCATGCGTGAACGCTTCGATGAACTGCGGCAGATGGGTATTAAAACGGTTATGTGTACGGGTGACAATCCCCTCACTGCAGCCACAATTGCAAAAGAAGCAGGTGTCGATGACTATATTGCAGAGAGTACGCCAGAAGATAAGATTGAAGTAATTAAGAGGGAACAGGCACAAGGGAAGCTGGTGGCTATGACAGGGGACGGAACAAATGATGCACCAGCATTAGCTCAGGCCGATGTTGGAATTGCGATGAATAGTGGGACAACTGCAGCTAAGGAAGCGGCAAATATGATCGACTTAGATTCAGATCCAACGAAAATGATAGAAGTTGTTGCCATTGGGAAGCAGCTGTTAATGACGCGAGGTGCATTAACAACTTTTAGTATTGCTAATGACTTAGCAAAATACTTTGCAATTATTCCCGCACTGTTTATGTTAGCTATCCCGGAAATGAACGCTTTAAATATTATGCAGCTGGAATCACCTGCTTCAGCAATCTTATCGGCTTTGTTATTCAATGGCCTGATCATACCTGCACTAGTTCCACTCGCGATCAAGGGTGTTGCATACAAACCTGTCTCTGCTGACAAGCTGCTGCGTAAGAATTTGTTTATTTATGGTTTGGGCGGCGTATTGATACCGTTTCTCGGAATTAAAGTGATTGATTTAATATTGAGTTCGTTTCTTTAG
- the kdpA gene encoding potassium-transporting ATPase subunit KdpA — MVSLLVLAVILILIGCTLKPMGLYMAAAFSDSRMDRIFLPVENFLYRLAGLRKEQQNWKQFLTAMLLLNFVILLFVYAIFRFQGVLPLNPLHIAGMDPALAFNTAVSFMTNTDLQHYSGESGLSLFSQTAAVLFMMFIAPATALSSAIGFIRLLGGKPIGNFYETFLRSLTRLFVPLAFVMAVIFIALGVPQTFSAVVHATGLNGAEQTILRGPVSSFLVIKELGNNGGGFFGVNSAHPFENPNAYTNMLQYWLMLLLPASLPFTYGKMINKPKQGAMLFWAMTVVFFIMGIASLITEIQVNPLIQQAVMEGKETRFGVIGSVMYAVITTATETGAVNTMHDTLSPITGMLALGNMLLNTVFGGVGAGFMNVMLYVMIAVFLAGLMVGRTPALLGKKLEGKEMKLLAAALLIQPVLILIGTALAIYLPAGNGAISNPGYHGLTQVLYEITSSAANNGSGFEGLGDATVFWNILTGVVMFLGRYLSIILLLAVAASLAGKPAVRESIGSLRTDQPLFASLLVGTFFLVGALTFLPVLVLGPIAEYVTL; from the coding sequence ATGGTTTCACTGCTTGTCTTGGCTGTAATCCTAATCTTGATTGGATGTACGTTAAAGCCAATGGGTTTGTACATGGCTGCTGCATTTTCGGATTCTCGAATGGATAGAATATTTCTTCCAGTTGAAAATTTCTTATACCGATTAGCTGGTTTGAGGAAAGAACAGCAAAACTGGAAGCAGTTTTTAACTGCCATGCTGCTGTTAAATTTTGTGATTTTGTTGTTTGTTTATGCTATCTTCCGTTTTCAAGGTGTGCTGCCATTAAATCCATTACATATAGCAGGAATGGATCCGGCGCTAGCATTTAATACAGCAGTGAGCTTTATGACAAATACCGATTTGCAGCACTATAGCGGAGAATCTGGACTATCACTCTTTTCTCAAACAGCAGCTGTTTTGTTCATGATGTTTATTGCTCCGGCTACTGCATTGTCTAGTGCAATCGGTTTTATCCGGCTGCTTGGCGGCAAACCAATCGGAAATTTTTATGAGACATTTTTGCGTTCGCTTACACGATTATTTGTACCTTTAGCTTTCGTGATGGCTGTAATATTTATCGCTCTCGGTGTGCCGCAGACATTTTCAGCAGTTGTACATGCGACGGGTCTAAATGGAGCAGAACAAACTATTCTTCGCGGACCTGTTAGTTCTTTTCTAGTTATAAAAGAGCTGGGCAACAATGGCGGTGGATTTTTCGGAGTTAACTCTGCGCATCCTTTTGAGAATCCAAATGCTTATACAAATATGCTGCAGTATTGGCTGATGCTGCTTCTGCCAGCATCGCTTCCATTCACATATGGAAAAATGATTAATAAGCCAAAGCAAGGTGCCATGCTCTTTTGGGCTATGACGGTTGTATTCTTCATCATGGGAATAGCAAGCTTAATTACAGAAATTCAAGTAAATCCGCTAATCCAACAAGCTGTCATGGAAGGGAAAGAAACTCGTTTCGGAGTAATCGGCAGTGTGATGTACGCGGTGATTACAACTGCGACGGAGACGGGGGCAGTCAACACGATGCATGATACATTAAGCCCAATTACAGGCATGCTGGCACTTGGGAATATGCTGTTGAATACAGTCTTTGGCGGTGTTGGGGCAGGGTTTATGAATGTCATGCTGTATGTAATGATTGCGGTTTTCCTTGCTGGTTTAATGGTGGGCCGTACACCTGCACTTCTGGGTAAGAAACTGGAGGGTAAAGAAATGAAGCTGCTGGCGGCTGCACTGCTGATCCAGCCAGTACTTATTTTGATTGGTACTGCACTGGCTATTTATCTTCCAGCAGGTAATGGAGCTATATCAAATCCTGGATATCACGGCCTGACGCAGGTTTTGTATGAGATTACGTCATCTGCTGCAAATAATGGATCTGGTTTTGAAGGACTCGGAGATGCAACGGTATTCTGGAACATCTTAACAGGAGTTGTAATGTTTTTGGGACGCTATTTATCTATCATTTTATTACTAGCAGTGGCTGCGTCCCTCGCTGGCAAACCAGCAGTTCGAGAAAGCATCGGCAGCTTGCGAACTGACCAGCCATTGTTTGCAAGTCTTTTAGTCGGCACTTTCTTTCTAGTGGGTGCACTAACATTCCTGCCTGTTCTTGTTTTAGGACCAATAGCAGAATACGTAACTTTATAG
- a CDS encoding potassium-transporting ATPase subunit F has product MMVQAGLLVIGAAVILYLVYALFHPEKF; this is encoded by the coding sequence ATGATGGTGCAAGCGGGATTGCTTGTTATTGGTGCTGCTGTCATTCTTTATCTTGTTTATGCTTTGTTCCATCCTGAAAAATTTTAA
- a CDS encoding bifunctional 4-hydroxy-2-oxoglutarate aldolase/2-dehydro-3-deoxy-phosphogluconate aldolase produces the protein MEKASVLTKLSEQGIVAVVRADSPEEAIQISEACIEGGITGIEVTFTVRDADQVIKELSSQYKANDNVIIGAGTVLDSTTARLAILAGARFIVSPAFDAETARMCNLYQVPYLPGCMTIAEIKHAMEAGVDIVKLFPGSVYGPSFIKAVKAPLPQVNIMPTGGVDLDNIGLWLQNGAVAVGVGGNLVAPAATGDFAKITSIAQQYVQKVSEARAERVNI, from the coding sequence ATGGAAAAAGCAAGTGTTCTAACCAAGCTCAGCGAACAAGGAATTGTAGCTGTTGTTCGCGCTGATTCGCCAGAAGAGGCAATTCAGATCTCAGAAGCCTGTATCGAAGGTGGTATTACAGGAATTGAAGTGACGTTTACAGTCCGTGATGCAGATCAGGTGATAAAAGAACTTTCTTCGCAATATAAAGCGAATGATAATGTCATAATCGGAGCGGGAACAGTGCTGGATAGTACAACAGCTCGTCTGGCGATCCTGGCAGGAGCTCGCTTTATCGTCAGCCCGGCCTTCGATGCCGAAACAGCCAGGATGTGCAACCTCTACCAAGTTCCTTACTTGCCAGGCTGTATGACAATTGCTGAAATCAAACACGCAATGGAGGCGGGAGTGGATATTGTGAAGCTTTTCCCTGGAAGTGTTTACGGACCAAGCTTTATTAAGGCTGTTAAAGCTCCATTGCCACAAGTTAATATAATGCCTACAGGTGGAGTGGACTTGGATAATATTGGACTGTGGCTGCAAAACGGGGCAGTGGCAGTTGGGGTTGGCGGGAATCTTGTGGCACCAGCAGCAACAGGTGACTTTGCTAAAATCACTTCTATTGCACAGCAATACGTTCAAAAAGTTAGCGAAGCAAGAGCAGAACGTGTGAATATTTGA
- a CDS encoding IclR family transcriptional regulator, translated as MSNVQSLERALTILNTLSDYPDGLTIAKLSKLVDLSKSTTHRLLATLVNLNYVAKDLENDRYKIGLQTLYVARSVLNNNNIATVAKPFLKQLCTDVNETVHLCLEDKGEIVYIDKLESNQTIRMYSRIGNRAPMYCTAVGKVLLSGMTPARLDEIADATTFSVRTPRTITSKEALKEEVIRVRQQGYALDDIENEEGIRCIAAPIYSHEHRIVASFSISGPSNRVTMERVNDELIKKMKNCSQAISHALGYTG; from the coding sequence ATGTCTAATGTGCAATCACTAGAACGCGCTTTAACTATTTTGAATACGCTTTCTGATTATCCTGACGGTCTGACTATTGCCAAGCTTTCTAAACTTGTAGATTTATCAAAGAGCACCACACATCGGCTTCTTGCTACACTTGTTAATTTGAATTATGTGGCAAAGGATCTGGAAAATGACCGTTACAAAATTGGCTTGCAGACACTGTATGTCGCACGCAGTGTTTTGAATAACAATAATATTGCTACTGTAGCAAAACCATTTCTAAAGCAGCTATGCACTGACGTGAATGAGACCGTGCATCTTTGCTTGGAAGATAAAGGTGAGATTGTTTATATTGATAAGCTAGAAAGCAATCAAACCATTCGCATGTACTCCCGGATTGGCAACAGAGCACCCATGTACTGTACAGCTGTCGGTAAGGTGCTTTTGTCCGGTATGACCCCTGCACGATTGGATGAAATTGCTGATGCTACAACATTTTCAGTACGAACACCCCGTACCATCACTTCAAAAGAAGCACTTAAAGAAGAAGTGATAAGAGTACGGCAGCAAGGCTATGCGCTTGATGACATCGAGAATGAAGAAGGCATCCGGTGTATCGCAGCCCCGATTTACAGCCATGAACACCGCATCGTAGCGAGCTTTAGCATTTCCGGTCCGAGTAACCGTGTGACGATGGAGCGTGTGAATGACGAGTTGATCAAAAAGATGAAAAACTGCAGCCAAGCGATTTCTCACGCCTTAGGTTATACTGGTTGA
- a CDS encoding sugar kinase gives MSRILTIGEPMALFVAEQEGLLDDAEHFSRFIAGAEVNFSIGMARLGHDVTYITQLGLDPFGRNIHKFLKKNNIDTSSIHYDAAYLTGMQWKQKVKSGDPEVFSARKGSAASHMDRKLIKKIKWAEYDHLHLTGIPPALSASCRELIFQMMKEAREQGLQISFDPNIRPGLWPNKEEMVQVINALASQADIIFPGIAEGKQLTGKRDVQDIAAHYHAAGVPHVVLKLGAEGAFTSCADGTQFYTEGSPVKEVVDTVGAGDGFAVGVVSGMLEGLELSDCIARGAAIGALAVMSPGDNDGLPNREELRQFMKREPIG, from the coding sequence ATGAGCAGGATTCTTACAATCGGGGAACCGATGGCGTTGTTTGTTGCGGAACAGGAAGGATTATTGGATGATGCGGAACACTTTTCTCGCTTTATCGCCGGAGCAGAGGTTAACTTCTCCATTGGAATGGCGCGGCTGGGGCATGACGTAACCTATATAACACAGCTTGGGTTAGATCCGTTTGGCAGAAACATTCATAAATTCTTAAAGAAAAACAATATAGATACATCTTCTATCCATTATGATGCCGCTTATCTAACAGGCATGCAATGGAAGCAGAAAGTGAAGAGTGGAGATCCAGAGGTATTTTCAGCTAGGAAAGGTTCAGCGGCATCTCATATGGACAGAAAGCTGATTAAGAAAATCAAGTGGGCGGAATATGATCATCTCCACCTTACTGGTATTCCGCCAGCTTTATCAGCTAGCTGCCGTGAGCTTATATTCCAAATGATGAAAGAAGCGAGAGAACAAGGTCTGCAAATATCGTTTGATCCAAATATCCGTCCAGGTCTGTGGCCGAATAAAGAGGAAATGGTGCAGGTAATCAATGCCCTAGCTAGTCAGGCCGATATTATATTCCCAGGGATTGCTGAAGGAAAACAATTAACCGGCAAGCGTGATGTACAGGATATTGCCGCGCATTACCATGCGGCAGGTGTACCGCATGTCGTGTTAAAACTAGGCGCAGAAGGAGCGTTTACAAGCTGTGCAGATGGAACGCAATTTTATACAGAAGGCTCTCCGGTAAAGGAAGTCGTCGACACAGTTGGAGCAGGAGACGGTTTTGCGGTCGGCGTTGTAAGCGGAATGCTGGAAGGACTGGAGTTGTCTGACTGCATTGCTAGAGGAGCTGCAATTGGTGCTCTGGCAGTTATGTCCCCAGGAGACAATGATGGTTTGCCAAACCGAGAAGAACTGCGGCAATTCATGAAACGGGAGCCAATTGGCTGA
- the kdgT gene encoding 2-keto-3-deoxygluconate transporter, producing the protein MKIMKTMERIPGGLMLVPLFLGAIINTFAPSSADYFGSFTGGLMTGTVPILAVWFFCMGAGIQLKSTGTILRKSGTLVITKIAVAWVVAIVAAQFLPEGGIQTGLFAGFSVLTLVAAMDMTNGGLYASIMQQYGSKEEAGAFVLMSLESGPLMTMVILGSTGLAAFEPQVFVGAVLPFLVGFLLGNLDSDLRTFFSKATQTMIPFFGFALGNSIDLGVILDTGIAGIILGVLVIVVTGIPLMLADKFIGGGNGTAGIAASSTAGAAVANPMIIATMIPEFMPIAEAATALVAASVVVTSVLVPILTAYWAQYMKKKEKRNSDDSTIDSDNINSNTV; encoded by the coding sequence ATGAAAATAATGAAGACGATGGAGAGAATTCCTGGCGGGCTTATGCTCGTACCGTTATTTTTAGGGGCAATCATTAATACCTTTGCACCAAGTTCAGCAGATTATTTTGGGTCATTTACAGGTGGACTCATGACTGGTACCGTTCCTATTCTGGCTGTCTGGTTCTTCTGTATGGGAGCTGGCATTCAGTTGAAATCGACTGGTACCATTCTTCGGAAATCTGGCACACTTGTCATCACGAAAATTGCGGTTGCGTGGGTTGTGGCCATTGTTGCAGCGCAGTTCCTGCCTGAAGGCGGCATTCAGACGGGCTTGTTTGCTGGATTTTCGGTCTTAACACTTGTTGCAGCGATGGATATGACCAATGGCGGATTATATGCATCCATTATGCAGCAGTATGGATCAAAGGAAGAAGCCGGAGCATTTGTACTTATGTCTTTGGAATCTGGTCCGCTCATGACAATGGTAATTCTCGGTTCCACTGGACTTGCTGCTTTTGAACCGCAAGTATTTGTAGGAGCAGTACTTCCATTCTTAGTCGGTTTCCTGTTAGGAAACCTCGATAGCGATCTTCGGACTTTCTTTTCCAAAGCAACACAGACAATGATTCCATTTTTCGGCTTTGCATTAGGTAACTCCATTGATCTGGGCGTCATTCTTGATACTGGTATTGCGGGAATTATTCTTGGTGTTCTAGTTATCGTTGTTACCGGTATACCGCTTATGCTTGCTGATAAGTTCATTGGAGGAGGAAACGGAACCGCTGGAATTGCAGCGTCAAGTACAGCCGGAGCAGCTGTTGCCAACCCGATGATTATTGCGACGATGATACCGGAGTTCATGCCTATTGCAGAAGCGGCTACTGCACTAGTGGCAGCATCTGTTGTTGTTACTTCTGTTCTTGTCCCAATTCTTACGGCCTATTGGGCGCAGTATATGAAGAAGAAGGAAAAGCGAAATTCGGATGATTCTACGATCGATTCGGACAATATTAACTCAAATACTGTATAA
- the kduD gene encoding 2-dehydro-3-deoxy-D-gluconate 5-dehydrogenase KduD, giving the protein MSLTDFSMDYFNLAGKVAIVTGGSKGLGQGYAVALAKAGAAVFVVTHRDDWEETKQLIEQTGGKAQFHQADLTDREAVKQVVASCVDVFGRVDILVNNAGTIIRTPLLEYKEEDWDKVMDVNLHAVYLLGQEAAKVMKEQGGGKIINVASMLSFQGGKFVPSYTASKHAVAGLTKAFANELGAYNIQTNAIAPGYVATANTEPIRADEKRNAEILSRIPSGRWADPSDLMGVAVFLASRASDYMNGHVLAVDGGWLAR; this is encoded by the coding sequence ATGAGCTTAACAGATTTTTCAATGGATTATTTTAATCTGGCAGGCAAGGTTGCAATCGTAACAGGCGGCAGTAAAGGGCTTGGCCAAGGATATGCGGTCGCTTTGGCAAAAGCAGGGGCAGCAGTTTTCGTAGTAACACATAGAGATGACTGGGAGGAAACAAAGCAACTGATCGAACAGACTGGCGGCAAGGCACAGTTCCATCAAGCTGACTTGACAGATAGAGAGGCAGTAAAGCAAGTAGTTGCTAGCTGCGTAGATGTATTTGGCAGAGTTGATATATTAGTAAACAATGCTGGGACTATTATTCGGACGCCGCTGCTAGAGTACAAGGAAGAAGATTGGGATAAAGTCATGGATGTGAATCTGCATGCTGTTTACTTGTTAGGGCAGGAAGCTGCGAAAGTGATGAAAGAACAAGGCGGCGGAAAAATTATTAATGTGGCGTCTATGCTGTCATTCCAAGGCGGAAAGTTCGTGCCGTCCTATACAGCAAGCAAACACGCAGTAGCTGGACTGACGAAAGCGTTTGCGAATGAGCTGGGAGCCTATAATATCCAGACAAACGCCATAGCACCTGGGTATGTTGCAACAGCGAATACAGAGCCAATTCGCGCGGATGAAAAGCGAAATGCCGAAATCTTATCACGAATTCCAAGCGGTCGCTGGGCAGATCCGTCTGATTTAATGGGTGTGGCAGTATTTTTGGCAAGCCGAGCATCCGACTATATGAATGGTCATGTACTAGCTGTTGATGGTGGCTGGCTCGCAAGATAG
- the kduI gene encoding 5-dehydro-4-deoxy-D-glucuronate isomerase — MELRYATHPEHAKTFTTEELRKHYLVEDLFVSGETKLVYSMEDRTIIGGIQPAGSAIALESYNEIKADYFLERREVGIFNIGGTGTITVDGESYEMANKDCIYIGKGNEKLLFASSEEATPAKFYLFSAPAHTSYPTKQVSFQDVPGDAMGAKESANERVIRRIIHLEGIQSCQIAMGITIIESGSVWNSMPTHTHNRRMEAYLYIDLDEEARMFHLMGEPTETRHLVMKNEQAVISPPWSIHCGSATSNYAFIWGMAGENKTYTDMDKVAMDELR; from the coding sequence ATGGAACTGCGTTATGCGACGCATCCAGAGCATGCAAAAACATTCACGACAGAGGAATTGCGAAAACATTATTTAGTTGAGGACCTATTTGTATCTGGAGAAACCAAACTTGTCTACAGTATGGAGGACCGTACAATCATCGGTGGTATCCAACCAGCTGGCAGTGCGATTGCTTTGGAAAGTTATAATGAAATTAAAGCAGATTATTTCCTGGAAAGACGGGAAGTCGGGATCTTCAATATTGGCGGTACTGGAACGATTACAGTAGATGGTGAATCGTACGAAATGGCGAACAAGGATTGTATCTACATCGGCAAAGGCAATGAGAAATTACTTTTTGCAAGTAGTGAGGAAGCGACTCCTGCAAAATTCTATCTGTTCTCAGCACCGGCGCATACTTCTTATCCTACTAAACAAGTGTCTTTCCAAGATGTTCCCGGTGATGCTATGGGAGCGAAGGAAAGTGCTAACGAACGCGTTATCCGCCGTATTATTCACCTCGAAGGTATCCAGAGCTGTCAAATTGCCATGGGTATCACCATTATTGAGAGTGGCAGCGTTTGGAATTCAATGCCGACTCACACCCACAATCGCCGCATGGAAGCCTATTTGTACATTGATCTGGATGAGGAAGCCCGCATGTTTCATTTAATGGGAGAACCAACGGAAACCCGCCATCTTGTTATGAAAAATGAACAAGCCGTTATTTCTCCGCCGTGGTCCATTCATTGCGGAAGTGCGACAAGCAATTACGCATTCATCTGGGGGATGGCTGGTGAAAACAAGACATACACCGACATGGATAAAGTGGCGATGGATGAGCTGCGCTAA